The Leptospira mtsangambouensis sequence CCGTTAGGTCATTCGGTTTATTTTTCGAAAGAGAAAGGATGGCCATCCAACGTCTTTCTTCTGCTAGTTCCGATCCATTCCCTTCTTTATGATAGGTTCTTCCAAGTTCAAATAAATTTACAGATTCAAATCGGTCTTGGTTGAGTTTGGCTTGTTTGATGATACCAGGAAATAAACTATTCCGTAATAACGAATGTTCGTCGGGCATTTCGTTTGCAATTTTTAATGAAGAATGTTCTTCTTTTGCTTCTAATTTGGAATCTGCTTGTGATGCAAAGGAGTAATTATAAACTTCATTAAATCCGACTTCTAATGCGAGGAAGTTTTTGACTCTTCTTTCCAGTTCGCGTAATGGGTTACGAATTGGAGTTTCCACTGCCATAGAAAGTGCTTCTGTTTTGATGGAGGCATAACCAATGGTCCTTCCAATTTCTTCCACAAGGTCTTCGGGAATGGTAACATCGTAATTTTGTCTGAATTTAGGAACTAAAACAGATAATTCTTCCCCTTGGTTTGTAACTTTGAAACCAAGTCGGTTTAATATTTCTGTGACTTCATTTTGCGAAATATTTTTACCTAATTTATGGCGAAGGAAAGAAAGATTCGTTTGAATGGTCACAGACTTAGGTTCTGTATGATTGAATCCTTGCGGTTCATAAACTTTTATCTTTGGGTTTCCATTTTCTTTTAGTAATTGAACGGCTCTGCGAATTACCGGCAAACAAGTGTAACTATCTAAACCTTTTTCGTATCGAACTGCAGACTCGGTACGGATATTGGTTTTACGAATTGTATAACGAACATCCTCTCTTTTAAAAACTGCTGATTCCATCACAATATTTTTTGTGGAATCGATGACTGCTGAATCTTTTCCTCCCATCACACCTGCGAGGGCAACTGGATCTTTTCCATTTTGAATGAGAAGCAGATCTTTTTGTAATTTAGGACTTGTGTCATCTAACAAAGGGAAGGAGTCACCCTCTTTTGACTTTGAGACAGAGAAGGTTGTGGAATTTAATCTTTCTCTATCAAAAAAATGTGTAGGCTGACCAAGTTCTAACAAAAGATAGTTGGAAACATCTACAACATTGTTGATGGAACGAATTCCACATTTTTCAAGCCGAGATTTGATTTTGGTATTTGAAGGGGCTATGTTTACATCTTTGATGGAACAAACATAGTAAGCATGTGCATGTTCTGTTTTTTCCACAACCAGTCCCTCATTTCCTGATTCCCATTTTGTATCTGTTTGGAAAGGGAATTCATTCAAAGGCAACTGGAGTTGGCTTGCAAGTTCACGTGCAAATCCAAAATGATTCCAAAGGTCAGGTCTATGTGTGATGGATTTGTTATCAATTGTGAGAATCGTATCTTCCCATAAATAAAATTTACGAACCGAAATTCCAAGTGGAATGTCGTTTGGAAAAATCAATACTCCAGAAGATTCTAAAGCAAGTCCTAGTTCTTTTTCGGAACAATACATCCCTTGGGAACGAACACCCCGAAGTTCCGAATCTAAAATTTCTTTTCCATCCAGTTTGGTTCCAGGAAGGGCCAATGGAACAATATCACCTACCTTTACATTGGTGGCGGCAGTCACAATCTGGTAATCTTTGGAACCGTCTGTGGCGACAGTAGTGGATAGTTTTTCCGCGTTGGGATGTTTTTCAAGTGATTTGATTTTGACAGTGATAACCGATGATAGGTGAACTTTAAATTCCTCCACATCATCAATTTCGCAAATGGATGTATTAATTTTTTCCAAAACCTTTTCGAAAGGGATTTGGGAGAGAGGGGTAAATTCGTTTAACCAATCAACTGAAAGTTTCAAGTGAAATCCTTAATTGATAAAAACGGCGGGAAAGCGACCGGGTCAATCCGAAATTCCAAGTTCTGTCTTCAGAAAATGAAGGCATTCCTCAGAACTCAGCGGTTTGGCGAAATAAAAACCTTGGATGAGATCAACTCCACTTTCGGCAAGTAACCTGACTTGTTCCTCGGTTTCTGCTCCTTCTGCCACAACACTCAAACCAAGGTTATGTGCTAGATTGGAAACTGCATGGATGATAGTTTTGGAATCTTTGTCAGATGTGATTTCAGATACAAAAGAACGATCAATTTTTAAAGAGGAGATTGGAAGTTTTTTCAAATATCCCAAACTACTATATCCGGTTCCAAAATCATCAATGGCAATTTTTGCCCCTAGTTTTCGAATCTCTTGCATGGTACGGACGGCAGCATCTGCATTTTCCATAACTGAACTTTCCGTGAGTTCCACTTCCAAATCATGCGGATCCACTTTGAATAGTTTTAGGTTTTCGGCAATGGTAGAAATTAATCTTTCGTGTTTGAACTGTTTGGTGGAAATATTGACCGCCATCGAAACATCATTAATCCCTTGGTCTTTCCAATATCTCATGGTTTGGATTGCTGATTTAATGACCCATTCGCCAATCGCAAAAATCATTCCTGTTTCTTCAGAGATGGGAATGAATACATTGGGAGAAATAAGGCCACGTTCAGGATGACGCCAACGGATGAGGGCTTCAACACCCACAGGTTTTTTTGTATAAAGATCGATTTTGGGTTGGTACATCAAAGTGAATTGATTTTCGATGATGGCAATCCGCATCCTGTTTTCGATTTCCAATCTTTCTGCCACAACAGTTTGTAGTTCTTCTGTAAAAAATACATAACAGTTTTTCCCTTGGGATTTTGCTAGGTTGAGAGCACTGTCTGCATTTTTTAGAAGTGTGTTGGAATCTTTTCCATCTGTAGGATAAAGTGCGATCCCAATCGATATGTTTACAAAAATTCTTTCCCCATCGATGACAAAAGGATGAGTCATAGCATCTAAAATGGATTCGGAAATAACTGCTGCATCTCTTTCGTTAGATAAGTCGGGCAAGACAACTGTGAATTCATCGCCACCTTGTCTACTGATCAAATCATATACTCTGATACTTTCTCTGATTCGATACGCAACGAGTTTTATAATTTTATCACCAAATTCATGGCCACGAGAATCATTGATGATTTTAAAATTATCTAAATCAATGGCAAGGATACCTACAAGATTTCCATGCCTTCTTGCTTCTTCAAAGATTGGAAAAAGTTTATCAATCAAAGAGTTTCTGTTGGGAAGATTGGTGAGTTGGTCAAAAAAAGCTAAGTATGCAATTTTTTCTTCTGCATGTCTTCTTTGGGTGATGTCAAGAAATGCAACGGCAAGGCCAAAGTTTTCGAGAGGAATCGGTGTTGCTAAAATATCAAACCAAGTAATTTTTTCTTCTTTGATTAGACCAATCTCCATATTACGAATCACTTCTTTGTGTCGCAACGCACGCATCAAACTGGAATTTCTTGGATAAATTTTATTTCCATTCGGCTGAATGAGAGTGTATTTACGTATGTTTAAAGTACGATTTAAAAGTTCACCATCTTGGATATTGAAATAGGTTCTTGCTGTTTTATTTGTCTCAACAATTTTCCCTTTTTCATCGGTGATGGCAATTCCCATGGGAAGGTTGTCAAAAATAGATTTATACTTCTGTTGTTGGAGGAGGAATTCGAACGAAATGTCCTTTTGGATGGTAACGTCTCTATCGAATCCAAGAATAATTTTTGATTCACGTAAAGGAATGAGTAACCAAATGATCCACACTTCTTCGTTTGAGTGGGTGACTAAGCGGTTTTCGAAATTTACAATATTTGGATTTTCACCTAAACTATCAAAGGTGTACTTTGTGTTCTCTTTGTCGTCTTCGTGGGCAAAATCAACAATGGATTTACCAACAATCTCTTTCGGTTCAAATTCTAAAAACCTAGCAAATCGTTCGGTAACAGAAATAAAATTTCCTTCCCAATCTAAAACTTGAAAACTATTCGGATATTCCGCAAGGAGTGACTTAACGGTGAGACCAGAGAGAATTTTACTGCCTAATGGCTCATTTTGCATGTATTTCTTTGCCTAAAAAGTAAACTGCTTCGATGGATCCAGGAAATTGGAATCCCTCAAAGGGTGACCAGCCGGACTTACTTTTAACCATTGATTTTTTAAATTCAACTGGTTTTTTTAAATTTAAGACAGAAAAATTTGCCGCATAACCTTGATTAAGAATTCCAACCCCTTTTCCAAATGCTTCCGGTAAATAGGGTGCTACAAACTCTCCAGGGTTTTTAGAGCAGATTTTTGCAATGGTAGTCATTGGAATGTTTAGTTTGAGTATCATATAGGTGACAAATAACCCATAAGTATCCAGTTGTGAGATCCCACTTGTCCCTTTTTGTTTTTCTTCTATGGAGTGGGGTGCGTGGTCTGTCGCTAAATAATCGATATGTCCATCTAAAATCCCTTTGACCATCGCTTCGCGGTCTTCTTTGCCACGAAGAGGTGGGTTCATTTGAAACCATTTGTGATTGGTTTCTGTTAACATATCCGTATCAAACATCAAATGTGTCGGAGTGACTTCACAAGTCACGTTCACTCCTCTTTTTTTGGCTGCGATGATTTTTGAAAGACCATCTTTTGTGGAATAGTGACAGAGTTTTCCTTTGAGATTGTATTTTTCGATTAAATACAAAGCAAAATCCGTCGCGACTGTTTCTGCTTCCTTGGGACGTCTTTTTTCGTGTGTCGGTTGTGATTGGTTGGCTACTAGAATCTCTGGGTCTTCACAGTGAAAACTAATGTCTTGGCCTACGTAATGTTTGATCACTTCTTCTAATGAAGCATTGTCATGAAAAAACAATTCGCCAATGGATGGTCCCATAAACACTTTATAGGGAACTTTTTTTGTTAGAGGTTTGGTATGAGGTCCAATCCCTGCATACAATGTGATCTGAATGGGTGCTTTTTTGGTGAGCGCTTGTTTGGCGGTATAAGATTCATCGTCAATGGGAGGAACTGGATTGTTTGGCATATCTGCCACATGGATCACTCCACCATTGATGGCTGCATTCCCCGCAGAAATAAAATCTTCTTTGTAAGTATGTTTTCCACTAACATCTTCTCTCGCATGAATGTGGATATCTCCAAAACCAGGAAAAATCACTGTACCTTCGGGAAATTGGCGAGCTTCTGGATCAATTCCATCTTTCACTTTTGTGATGAGTCCGGTATTTGAATCGAATTCAATTGTACCTTCCCATTCTCTTTCGTGAGTTACGATCTTCCCTGCAATTTTTTCCATTTTGCCCCTATGAATCTGCAGATTCTAAGAGACATGGAAAGTTTCAAGGGAATTTACTTTGAATCGGAGAGTCTAGAACCCTGTTCCCAACTCCCAAACAGTTCCCAAATGAAAGGAAAAAAAAATTTGACTTAGTCCCATTTGGAAAGGATTTCAATGATATCATTTCCAAATCGTTCCACCTTGGCCGGGCCCACACCCTTTGTGGCTTCGAGCTCCGAAAGGTTTTTTGGTTTTCTTTCCGCAATTCGTTTGAGAACAGGATTTTGAAATACCATAAACTTTTTCCACTTGAGTTGTCTTGCTTTCCGATCGCGGTAATTCATCAGTTCTTTTAAAATTTGTGAATTGAGAGTGGGTGGTTTTTTTAGTTTTGACTGAGAAGAATTCGTATTGTCAGAGTTAGATGGTGAGGTTCTTGATTTTGTTTTAACAAAATTGGGTAAATAAAGTTTTGGGTATTTGGCCCCTGCTACTAAAACTTTTTTTTCTTCCACCCAGGTTTCGAGTTTTGCAACAACTGCTTCTTCCGGAATTCCATCCAATTTTCCATGGAAAGGATTGCGTTCCATTCGATACCGAAGCACATCTTTTGTGCGTTTGCCAACAAGAGTTTTGGCAATGATGGTTTTTCCAAATACAGCAGGATGTTCTTTTAAAAAATTTTGAATGGTTTCTTCTTCCCATTCCGAAAGTGGGTATTCCCTTTTTTCATTTTTCTTTTGGACTTTGGCGGCTTCTGTTTTTAAAAAATGGGATCGATGGAGGTTGGAGCCAACTTCAGTACAAATATCGCAATTTCCACAAGGAGAAATGGTTTCACCAAAATAAGAACAAAGTTGGACTTGCCTACATTCCTCTTTGCCTGCATACTCTTTAATGTATTTGAGAAGAGTGTCACCACCTTTGAAGTTGGTTTCTTTCGATAACATAAAAGCTTGTGTTGCCACATCACCTGCTTTAAAAAACAAAACACATTCCGAACCATGCCCATCTCGTCCCGCACGGCCTGCTTCTTGGTAATAAGCTTCGAGAGAAGCTGGCACTTGGTAATGCACCACCAAACGAACATCAGGTTGGTCCATGCCCATTCCAAAAGCATTGGTAGCCACAAGAATAGGAACTTTTCCGGAAGTATAAGCATTCTGAGTTCGTTCGCGGATTCCATCGGTTCTGCCGGCATGGTATTTTCCCACAGAGAATCCAAAGTCTTTTAAAAGATCATACACTTCGTCGGTTTTTTTTCTTGTGGCACAGTAAACAATGGCCCGACCCGGAAATTTTCTTCCATCTTTCCAAGGTTCCAAAAGTTCAATGAGTCTGTCGACTTTGTCCCTTTCGGCAGCCGGATATTCTACACTGAATTTTAAATTAGGTCTATAAAAAGTGGAAAGAACCACTTTTGGTGATTTCATTCCCAGTGCGTCTTGGACATCTGTTTGGACTTTTGTCGTAGCAGTTGCCGTCAGGGCAAGAATCGGAAAATTGGGACGAGGGTGGCGTTCCCGCAAAATATGGATTTGGCGGTATTCGGGACGAAAGTCATGTCCCCATTGGGATACACAATGCGCTTCATCTACAACAAGTGCAAATAAGTCGAGTTCCCGAAAGATACGAAGGAATCCATTGGAGAGTGCTCTTTCTGGTGAAACCAAAAGGACTCGAATTTCTCCTTTTACGGATTTGGCAAGGATGGTCATTTGTTCGACTTCATCTTGTGTGGAATTACAAAAAGCAGCAGAAATTCCTTTGGCAAGTAAACTCTCGGTTTGGTCTTTCATCAGCGCAATGAGAGGGGAGATAACAAGGGTTAGTTTATCTTTCTGGATGGCTGCCGGGAGTTGGTAGATGAGGGACTTTCCCGCACCAGTTGGTAAAATGGCTAAGGTATCTTGTCCTGTTAACACAGAACGAATGGCCTCTTCTTGGCCCGGGCGAAATTCCGAAAAACCGAATTTGGTTTTGAGTTCCGAACGTAGATCCAAGGTAACTCTCAAGATTTCTGCAAATCCGAAAGGGTCAACGATAAGATTCTCCATTTTGTCCTCATTTTTTCAATTTTACAGAATCGAGTGACCCGGAAATTGTAACGAAGACCGATGCTTTTTAATACCTTTGTCTTTTTGTTATTCTTTCTTATCGTGTATGCGGTCTTTTTGGGATTCGGTTGGTTTGCCGGAAAACAAAAATGGGCCTACCGCGCACAAAACCTTTGGTTACTCCTTGCATCTTACTTTTTTTACGGGTGGTGGGAGTGGTTTTTTCTCACTCTCATCCTTGTCAGTACCATCATTGACTATTGCGCTGCCCTATTGATTGAAGGTACGGAAAACCAAATCCGTCGTCGCCTTTACCTATCAGTTTCCATTTTTGCCAACTTGGGCCTTCTTTTTACAATGAAGTACTATGATTTTTTCGCAGTGAATCTTATCGATTCCTGGAACCAATTGGCATTGTGGATGGGTTCTACTGCGGCAACTGATTCCCATACTTATTTGTTAAGAAACATCATCCTTCCTGTGGGGATTAGTTTTTATACCTTCCAAACCATGTCTTATACAATCGATGTGTTCCGAAAACAAATCAAAGCGGAACGTGATTTTTTTGATTTTGCTTTGTTTGTGAATTATTTTCCACAACTTGTGGCAGGTCCCATCGAACGTGCCCAAGACCTTCTTCCCCAATTGAAAAAACCAAAATTCCCAACTTGGGATGGAGTGCAGAAGGGCTTGTATGATATCCTTCTTGGTTATTTTATGAAGGTCTATGTGGCCGATAACTTAGCCACTTACGTCGACCAAGTTTTCCTTGCCGGAAAATCTCTTTATACTCAAAATCCAGACATCATCCAAGCCATGGATGGATCCCAAGTGTTTGCTGGTGGGTTTTTATTTTTAACACAAATTTATTGTGACTTTGCTGGTTATTCTTTTATTGCTCTCGGTGTATCAAGACTTCTCGGAGTTACTCTTACCGTTAATTTTGAAACTCCAGAATTTTCCAAAACACCAACTGAGTTCTGGAATCGTTGGCATGTAACGCTGAACAGGTGGTTTCGCGATTATATTTATATTTCACTCGGTGGAAGTAAATATGGAAAGTTTGCTCAATACAGAAACTTATTCATCATTTTCTTTTTATCAGGGCTTTGGCATGGGGCAAATTGGACTTTTATCACTTGGGGTTGTTTGCAAGGTGTATATACGATCATTTACCTTGTGGCTTTTGCAAAAAAGAAAGATGAAAAAACCGATGTTGCAGAAATCACAAAACCTTCGTTATTTGAAAAAATCCAAAGTATACTTTCTGGAACTTTTTCCAGAGTATTAATTTATTCTCTCGTTGCTTTTAGTGGAGTAGGTTTTCGTTCCTATGATGCTCACATGATGTTTTTATATATGAAAAAGATTTTGTTTGTTTGGGATTGGGACTTAAATCCAAATAATAATATCAAAGACATGGTTGGCCTCTTTGGAGAATATTTTAAAATCTTTTTGCCACTTCTCATCATCGACGGAATCTCCTATTTTAAAAAAGAAAGATATTGGGTGTTTTTGACTCATCCAATCGTACAAGCATTTGTTTTATCTTTTATGGGATTTCTCATTCTCACTCGGGGAGTTTTTGGAAAGGAGGTAATTTATTTTGCGTTCTAAATTTTTAGGAATTGGGATTACCCTCTTATTTTTTTTGGTATTGGAAATTGTGGTTCGATTTACTGGAATCCACTATTTGGAACAACCGGAAATTTTCTTTGTCAATTTAAAGAAAAACTTTGTAGAATCCGGCAAAGGTGACGCCGACATTATTGTGTTAGGTGATTCTCGCTCAATGGCACTTGCGGGATACTCAAAAGAACCAGGCATCGAGTATTCGGTTTATAATCATAGTTTACCGGCCATGGGACCCAAATACTATCGTTTCTTTTTGGATAAGTACGTAAAAAAGGGAAATGCCAAACCAAAAATGATTTTGTTTGCTGCATCACCTAAACTCTATTCGACGGGATATGGCCCGCCACTTTACGATCCAGATGCAAAGGCCGTCAAAGAAAATGAATCAGTTCCTGAATATCTCAATCGAAGATGGAATGAAGGCATAAAAAAGAATTTTTTTCGAACTGCCACTCCTACAAATATCATCAGTTACAGCGGAAAACAAGAAGATGCAAACCAAATCCTTTGGGAGTTTTTTGGGCATCGTTATCTTCACCAATTTACATTTTCCGAATTATCCAATCAGTATTCTGGTGTAGAACGTTTGTACATTCTATCAAAAGCCATGCCGCTTTTATATGAATCATATCGGTTCCATGGTGCCATTCGCAATGCACTTAGTGGAACCAATTGGAAAGTGGACAAAAATTATAAAGAACGATCTCTTTTTTGTGAAGCTTGTGAAAATGTAGAAGCTGGACTTTGTAAACCTGCCTCTTCCCAATTAGAAGACAATCGCACCATCGAAGACCAAATCACACGCCATTTCGGAAAGTATAATATTTCTAACCGATTGAAACCAGAACTTGTTTTGTTTTCGAAAGAGTTGATTCGCAAGGAATTGGATGCAGAACTAAAAAATCCAATTCCTTATGTATACCGCAAACCTGACTTCATTGTTTTAAAAGAACTGATCGAATACACTCGTTCCCAAGGGATCCAATTTGGAATGATCTACATGCCGTGGATTCAGGAAAAACAAGAATCTAGGGAGTCCAAAGACCTTCTTGCCGATCTAAAAGTTTTTTTTAGAGAGAATCCAGATGTCGGACTCTTTTTCTTTCCCGATTCTTCATACCCAAGTGAGAGATTTGTAGATAATATCCATTACGATTGCCGAGGAGAAAAACGGGTAAACGAAGAATTCCGTAATTTTGTTCTTCCTCAAGTGTTTCGTTTTTTAAATTCCAAACAAAAATCCAATTGATTTCCGATTTCCGGTGTTGGAGAATGAAGCACTCCATCCGGATAAGAGGAAACCCAATCATGTTTTCGTTTCGAAACATATTTGTTTGCATTCTATCAGCCTATCTCATCGGATTACCGGTGTTTGGCCAGAACCGTTATGCGTTGTTCATTGGAACTAACTACAAAGGGAACACAGCAAAAATCCCTGAGTTGAATCTCTGTGAAGCAGACGCAACATTCTTAAAAGAAAAAATCCAAAAGAAAGGGAACTTTAAGGATATCAAAGTCCTGTTAGGTTCCATGGTCACTCGAGACAATGTAAAAAATGCCATCACCCAATTGGGGAAAGTTGTCGGCAAAGAGGATTCTGTT is a genomic window containing:
- a CDS encoding RecQ family ATP-dependent DNA helicase; translated protein: MENLIVDPFGFAEILRVTLDLRSELKTKFGFSEFRPGQEEAIRSVLTGQDTLAILPTGAGKSLIYQLPAAIQKDKLTLVISPLIALMKDQTESLLAKGISAAFCNSTQDEVEQMTILAKSVKGEIRVLLVSPERALSNGFLRIFRELDLFALVVDEAHCVSQWGHDFRPEYRQIHILRERHPRPNFPILALTATATTKVQTDVQDALGMKSPKVVLSTFYRPNLKFSVEYPAAERDKVDRLIELLEPWKDGRKFPGRAIVYCATRKKTDEVYDLLKDFGFSVGKYHAGRTDGIRERTQNAYTSGKVPILVATNAFGMGMDQPDVRLVVHYQVPASLEAYYQEAGRAGRDGHGSECVLFFKAGDVATQAFMLSKETNFKGGDTLLKYIKEYAGKEECRQVQLCSYFGETISPCGNCDICTEVGSNLHRSHFLKTEAAKVQKKNEKREYPLSEWEEETIQNFLKEHPAVFGKTIIAKTLVGKRTKDVLRYRMERNPFHGKLDGIPEEAVVAKLETWVEEKKVLVAGAKYPKLYLPNFVKTKSRTSPSNSDNTNSSQSKLKKPPTLNSQILKELMNYRDRKARQLKWKKFMVFQNPVLKRIAERKPKNLSELEATKGVGPAKVERFGNDIIEILSKWD
- a CDS encoding DUF1574 domain-containing protein, with protein sequence MRSKFLGIGITLLFFLVLEIVVRFTGIHYLEQPEIFFVNLKKNFVESGKGDADIIVLGDSRSMALAGYSKEPGIEYSVYNHSLPAMGPKYYRFFLDKYVKKGNAKPKMILFAASPKLYSTGYGPPLYDPDAKAVKENESVPEYLNRRWNEGIKKNFFRTATPTNIISYSGKQEDANQILWEFFGHRYLHQFTFSELSNQYSGVERLYILSKAMPLLYESYRFHGAIRNALSGTNWKVDKNYKERSLFCEACENVEAGLCKPASSQLEDNRTIEDQITRHFGKYNISNRLKPELVLFSKELIRKELDAELKNPIPYVYRKPDFIVLKELIEYTRSQGIQFGMIYMPWIQEKQESRESKDLLADLKVFFRENPDVGLFFFPDSSYPSERFVDNIHYDCRGEKRVNEEFRNFVLPQVFRFLNSKQKSN
- the pheT gene encoding phenylalanine--tRNA ligase subunit beta; translated protein: MKLSVDWLNEFTPLSQIPFEKVLEKINTSICEIDDVEEFKVHLSSVITVKIKSLEKHPNAEKLSTTVATDGSKDYQIVTAATNVKVGDIVPLALPGTKLDGKEILDSELRGVRSQGMYCSEKELGLALESSGVLIFPNDIPLGISVRKFYLWEDTILTIDNKSITHRPDLWNHFGFARELASQLQLPLNEFPFQTDTKWESGNEGLVVEKTEHAHAYYVCSIKDVNIAPSNTKIKSRLEKCGIRSINNVVDVSNYLLLELGQPTHFFDRERLNSTTFSVSKSKEGDSFPLLDDTSPKLQKDLLLIQNGKDPVALAGVMGGKDSAVIDSTKNIVMESAVFKREDVRYTIRKTNIRTESAVRYEKGLDSYTCLPVIRRAVQLLKENGNPKIKVYEPQGFNHTEPKSVTIQTNLSFLRHKLGKNISQNEVTEILNRLGFKVTNQGEELSVLVPKFRQNYDVTIPEDLVEEIGRTIGYASIKTEALSMAVETPIRNPLRELERRVKNFLALEVGFNEVYNYSFASQADSKLEAKEEHSSLKIANEMPDEHSLLRNSLFPGIIKQAKLNQDRFESVNLFELGRTYHKEGNGSELAEERRWMAILSLSKNKPNDLTAVELEFLQVRETISDLFQYLNLPNYKWEKTNRNYFHPNAGLVLSYDGIEIAELGILHTRFADDYDLKRRAILSKINMEKLVDVWEKQGRNSHFVPPSNFPQGQLDLSLLMNEKDTTESFVGLVQEMKIPELESVFVQTIFKGETVGEGKKSVTYRFRLMSYDKTFTQERFKELSDSLVDIAKKNGYNLR
- a CDS encoding MBOAT family O-acyltransferase; the encoded protein is MLFNTFVFLLFFLIVYAVFLGFGWFAGKQKWAYRAQNLWLLLASYFFYGWWEWFFLTLILVSTIIDYCAALLIEGTENQIRRRLYLSVSIFANLGLLFTMKYYDFFAVNLIDSWNQLALWMGSTAATDSHTYLLRNIILPVGISFYTFQTMSYTIDVFRKQIKAERDFFDFALFVNYFPQLVAGPIERAQDLLPQLKKPKFPTWDGVQKGLYDILLGYFMKVYVADNLATYVDQVFLAGKSLYTQNPDIIQAMDGSQVFAGGFLFLTQIYCDFAGYSFIALGVSRLLGVTLTVNFETPEFSKTPTEFWNRWHVTLNRWFRDYIYISLGGSKYGKFAQYRNLFIIFFLSGLWHGANWTFITWGCLQGVYTIIYLVAFAKKKDEKTDVAEITKPSLFEKIQSILSGTFSRVLIYSLVAFSGVGFRSYDAHMMFLYMKKILFVWDWDLNPNNNIKDMVGLFGEYFKIFLPLLIIDGISYFKKERYWVFLTHPIVQAFVLSFMGFLILTRGVFGKEVIYFAF
- a CDS encoding sensor domain-containing protein, which gives rise to MQNEPLGSKILSGLTVKSLLAEYPNSFQVLDWEGNFISVTERFARFLEFEPKEIVGKSIVDFAHEDDKENTKYTFDSLGENPNIVNFENRLVTHSNEEVWIIWLLIPLRESKIILGFDRDVTIQKDISFEFLLQQQKYKSIFDNLPMGIAITDEKGKIVETNKTARTYFNIQDGELLNRTLNIRKYTLIQPNGNKIYPRNSSLMRALRHKEVIRNMEIGLIKEEKITWFDILATPIPLENFGLAVAFLDITQRRHAEEKIAYLAFFDQLTNLPNRNSLIDKLFPIFEEARRHGNLVGILAIDLDNFKIINDSRGHEFGDKIIKLVAYRIRESIRVYDLISRQGGDEFTVVLPDLSNERDAAVISESILDAMTHPFVIDGERIFVNISIGIALYPTDGKDSNTLLKNADSALNLAKSQGKNCYVFFTEELQTVVAERLEIENRMRIAIIENQFTLMYQPKIDLYTKKPVGVEALIRWRHPERGLISPNVFIPISEETGMIFAIGEWVIKSAIQTMRYWKDQGINDVSMAVNISTKQFKHERLISTIAENLKLFKVDPHDLEVELTESSVMENADAAVRTMQEIRKLGAKIAIDDFGTGYSSLGYLKKLPISSLKIDRSFVSEITSDKDSKTIIHAVSNLAHNLGLSVVAEGAETEEQVRLLAESGVDLIQGFYFAKPLSSEECLHFLKTELGISD
- a CDS encoding amidohydrolase family protein — its product is MEKIAGKIVTHEREWEGTIEFDSNTGLITKVKDGIDPEARQFPEGTVIFPGFGDIHIHAREDVSGKHTYKEDFISAGNAAINGGVIHVADMPNNPVPPIDDESYTAKQALTKKAPIQITLYAGIGPHTKPLTKKVPYKVFMGPSIGELFFHDNASLEEVIKHYVGQDISFHCEDPEILVANQSQPTHEKRRPKEAETVATDFALYLIEKYNLKGKLCHYSTKDGLSKIIAAKKRGVNVTCEVTPTHLMFDTDMLTETNHKWFQMNPPLRGKEDREAMVKGILDGHIDYLATDHAPHSIEEKQKGTSGISQLDTYGLFVTYMILKLNIPMTTIAKICSKNPGEFVAPYLPEAFGKGVGILNQGYAANFSVLNLKKPVEFKKSMVKSKSGWSPFEGFQFPGSIEAVYFLGKEIHAK